A stretch of the Nitrospirota bacterium genome encodes the following:
- a CDS encoding 6-carboxytetrahydropterin synthase, whose product MSLLYLTKRIEFSSSHFYFNSRWNQDENVRRFGKETNTHGHNYLLELSLEGEVDSITGMVINTVELKEKVVQLLNEFDHKHLNLDTPYFQNKLPTVENIARTLGEHFQLQNKGLNLSRIRLYENEDSFSDCFVSQKGTPMEKKLFLTTKTYRFSSAHRLHSKQLSDQENQRIYGKCNNPNSHGHNYVLEVTLKGTFDPAGGVIDDPESPDHHIQKEVVERYDHHFLDQDFEEFKDKVSTAENILVIIWNRLTPFLSNRLYKLKLIETRDNYFEYYG is encoded by the coding sequence ATGAGTTTGTTATATCTTACAAAACGGATTGAATTTTCATCGTCTCATTTTTATTTTAATTCCCGGTGGAACCAGGATGAAAATGTCCGGCGCTTTGGAAAAGAAACCAATACCCATGGACATAATTATCTTTTGGAGCTTTCTCTTGAAGGCGAGGTTGATTCGATTACCGGAATGGTCATCAATACGGTTGAGCTTAAAGAAAAGGTCGTTCAGCTGTTAAATGAGTTCGATCATAAACACCTGAACCTCGACACCCCTTATTTTCAGAACAAACTTCCGACAGTTGAAAATATCGCCAGAACCCTTGGAGAACATTTTCAACTTCAAAATAAGGGACTGAACCTCTCCAGAATACGACTTTACGAAAACGAAGATTCTTTTTCGGATTGCTTCGTTTCCCAAAAAGGGACGCCTATGGAAAAAAAATTGTTCTTAACCACCAAAACCTACCGGTTTTCTTCGGCCCATCGGCTTCATTCCAAGCAGCTTTCCGATCAGGAAAACCAAAGGATTTACGGAAAATGCAACAATCCGAACAGCCACGGCCATAATTATGTTTTAGAGGTCACTTTAAAAGGGACTTTTGATCCGGCCGGTGGGGTTATTGACGACCCTGAAAGTCCAGATCACCATATCCAGAAGGAAGTGGTTGAACGGTATGACCATCATTTTCTGGATCAAGACTTTGAAGAATTTAAAGACAAGGTCTCCACGGCTGAAAATATTCTGGTTATTATCTGGAACCGGTTGACCCCTTTTCTATCGAACCGCCTCTATAAGTTAAAACTGATTGAAACCCGGGATAATTACTTT